One genomic region from Streptomyces venezuelae encodes:
- a CDS encoding TetR/AcrR family transcriptional regulator, which translates to MARTKEFDPDAALQAALDLFWARGYEATTMSDLVEHLGVGRASIYATFGNKHDLYMKAMDRYLETRDPELVEELSSPGPALPAVRALVRRFAAEAATEGERLNGCFVTNSAAELAPHDTAVARRVELSWEQIETLLYGALTRARAGGELPADRDPRALARMLLVLLQGIRVVGKASTDPGRVLDAAEQALGLLD; encoded by the coding sequence GTGGCCAGGACCAAGGAATTCGATCCCGACGCCGCGCTCCAGGCCGCTCTCGACCTGTTCTGGGCGCGCGGCTACGAGGCGACGACGATGTCGGACCTCGTGGAGCACCTCGGCGTCGGCCGCGCCAGCATCTACGCGACCTTCGGGAACAAGCACGACCTGTACATGAAGGCGATGGACCGCTACCTGGAGACCCGCGACCCGGAGCTCGTCGAGGAGCTGTCCTCGCCGGGCCCTGCCCTGCCGGCGGTCCGGGCGCTCGTCCGCCGCTTCGCCGCGGAGGCGGCGACGGAGGGCGAGCGGCTGAACGGCTGCTTCGTCACCAACTCGGCGGCGGAGCTGGCCCCGCACGACACGGCCGTCGCACGCCGGGTGGAGCTCAGCTGGGAGCAGATCGAGACGCTCCTGTACGGGGCGCTCACCCGGGCCCGCGCCGGGGGCGAGCTCCCGGCGGACCGGGACCCGCGCGCCCTGGCCCGGATGCTGCTGGTCCTGCTCCAGGGGATCAGGGTGGTCGGCAAGGCCTCGACGGACCCGGGCAGGGTCCTGGACGCGGCGGAGCAGGCACTGGGACTGCTGGACTGA
- a CDS encoding helix-turn-helix domain-containing protein produces the protein MTTPVAAASSVTEAPSAAVASSVAEAPSGAAASPGARRHELAAFLRSRRERITPEQVGLPRGRRRRTPGLRREEVAHLSAVGVTWYTWLEQARDIQVSPQVLDALADALLLDPTERTHLFALAGQSDPHPGTSSPAVTPALRRMLDQLEPLPAAVQNSRFDFLAYNRTFGRLFRDLDSLPREDRNSLWLAFTDADFRAAATDLPDLLPILAGKLRAAMAEHLAEPAWKALVQRLEGASHEFREIWARHDVVAPGGRTKVIHNALVGVLRFEHTNLWLGPTAGPCLVTYVPVDEATRAGVERLLALVTEGAVAGEGAARV, from the coding sequence ATGACGACGCCCGTGGCGGCGGCTTCCTCCGTGACAGAGGCTCCCTCCGCGGCAGTGGCTTCCTCCGTGGCGGAGGCCCCCTCCGGGGCTGCGGCTTCCCCCGGGGCCCGGCGGCACGAGCTCGCCGCCTTCCTGCGCAGCCGCCGCGAGCGGATCACCCCCGAGCAGGTCGGCCTCCCGCGGGGCCGCCGCCGTCGGACCCCCGGCCTGCGCCGCGAGGAGGTCGCGCACCTCTCCGCCGTCGGCGTCACCTGGTACACCTGGCTCGAACAGGCCCGCGACATCCAGGTCTCCCCGCAGGTCCTCGACGCCCTCGCCGACGCGCTGCTCCTCGACCCGACCGAGCGGACCCACCTCTTCGCCCTCGCCGGGCAGTCCGACCCGCACCCCGGGACGAGCTCCCCGGCCGTCACGCCCGCGCTGCGCCGGATGCTCGACCAGCTGGAACCGCTGCCCGCCGCCGTCCAGAACAGCCGCTTCGACTTCCTCGCCTACAACCGCACCTTCGGGCGGCTCTTCCGCGACCTGGACTCCCTGCCCCGCGAGGACCGCAACTCCCTCTGGCTGGCCTTCACCGACGCGGACTTCCGGGCCGCCGCCACCGACCTGCCGGACCTCCTCCCGATCCTCGCCGGGAAGCTCCGCGCCGCCATGGCCGAGCACCTGGCGGAGCCCGCCTGGAAGGCGCTCGTCCAGCGGCTCGAAGGGGCCTCGCACGAGTTCCGGGAGATCTGGGCCCGGCACGACGTGGTCGCCCCGGGCGGGCGCACCAAGGTCATCCACAACGCCCTGGTCGGGGTGCTCCGCTTCGAGCACACCAACCTGTGGCTCGGCCCGACCGCCGGTCCGTGCCTCGTGACGTACGTCCCCGTGGACGAGGCGACCCGGGCGGGCGTCGAGCGGCTCCTCGCGCTGGTCACCGAGGGGGCGGTGGCGGGGGAGGGAGCCGCGCGCGTGTGA
- a CDS encoding alkaline phosphatase PhoX gives MERRSFLRGAVIGTSAAAFGGTLMRGAAYAAPAQPGAGPYGALGAANANGIQLPAGFTSRIIARSGQTVAGTSYTWHNAPDGGACFADGTGWIYVSNSEISSTGGASAVKFNSSGTVTSAYRILSNTNRNCAGGKTPWNTWLSCEEVDTGYVYETDPWGVNPSVRRAAMGRFNHEAAAADPVRRVIYLTEDKSDGCFYRFVPSTWGNLSSGTLQVLVAGTATSGSFSWQNVPDVDGSPTATRYQVSAAKKFSGGEGCHYANDTVWFTTKGDNRLWQLNLANSTYELAYDDSLVSGGGAPLTGVDNVTGASSGDLFVAEDGGNMEICIITPDDVVAPFLRITGQSSSEICGPAFSPDGSRLYFSSQRGTSGSSSGGITYEVTGPFRA, from the coding sequence GTGGAGCGACGCAGTTTCCTGCGTGGAGCGGTCATCGGCACGTCGGCGGCGGCCTTCGGCGGCACCCTGATGCGCGGGGCCGCCTATGCGGCCCCCGCCCAGCCGGGCGCGGGCCCGTACGGGGCGCTCGGCGCCGCGAACGCCAACGGCATCCAGCTGCCGGCCGGGTTCACCAGCCGGATCATCGCCCGGTCCGGCCAGACCGTGGCCGGCACCTCGTACACCTGGCACAACGCCCCCGACGGCGGCGCCTGCTTCGCCGACGGCACCGGCTGGATCTACGTCTCCAACTCGGAGATCTCCAGCACCGGCGGCGCGAGCGCGGTCAAGTTCAACTCCTCGGGCACCGTCACCTCGGCGTACCGCATCCTCTCCAACACCAACCGCAACTGCGCGGGCGGCAAGACCCCGTGGAACACCTGGCTCTCCTGTGAGGAGGTCGACACGGGGTACGTCTACGAGACCGACCCGTGGGGTGTGAACCCCTCCGTCCGCCGGGCCGCGATGGGCCGGTTCAACCACGAGGCCGCGGCCGCCGACCCCGTCCGCCGGGTGATCTATCTGACCGAGGACAAGTCCGACGGCTGTTTCTACCGCTTCGTGCCGTCCACCTGGGGCAACCTCTCCTCCGGCACCCTCCAGGTACTGGTGGCCGGCACCGCCACCTCCGGCTCGTTCAGCTGGCAGAACGTGCCCGACGTGGACGGCTCCCCCACCGCCACCCGCTACCAGGTCTCGGCCGCCAAGAAGTTCAGCGGCGGCGAGGGCTGCCACTACGCCAACGACACCGTCTGGTTCACCACCAAGGGCGACAACCGGCTGTGGCAGCTCAATCTGGCGAACAGCACCTACGAGCTGGCCTACGACGACTCGCTGGTCTCCGGCGGGGGCGCCCCGCTCACCGGCGTCGACAACGTCACCGGCGCCTCCTCCGGTGACCTCTTCGTCGCCGAGGACGGCGGCAACATGGAGATCTGCATCATCACGCCGGACGACGTCGTGGCGCCCTTCCTGCGGATCACCGGCCAGTCCTCCTCCGAGATCTGCGGCCCCGCCTTCTCCCCCGACGGCTCGCGCCTGTACTTCTCCAGCCAGCGGGGCACGAGCGGCAGCTCCTCGGGCGGTATCACCTACGAGGTGACCGGCCCGTTCCGCGCGTAG
- a CDS encoding VOC family protein, with amino-acid sequence MAPQMIFVNLPVKDLDTSKAFYEKLGYSINPQFSDETAACVVISDTIFAMLLTEEKFKSFTAPGKTISDATKATEVLITLSAESKAKADELADAALAAGGSPAKEPMDMGFMYGRSFADPDGHHWEVFWMDPKAAQG; translated from the coding sequence ATGGCCCCGCAGATGATCTTCGTGAACCTGCCCGTGAAGGACCTCGACACCAGCAAGGCCTTCTACGAGAAGCTCGGCTACTCCATCAACCCGCAGTTCAGCGACGAGACCGCCGCCTGTGTCGTCATCAGCGACACGATCTTCGCGATGCTGCTCACCGAGGAGAAGTTCAAGAGCTTCACCGCCCCGGGCAAGACGATCTCCGACGCCACGAAGGCCACCGAGGTGCTCATCACGCTGAGCGCCGAGAGCAAGGCGAAGGCCGACGAGCTGGCCGACGCGGCCCTCGCCGCCGGCGGCTCCCCGGCGAAGGAGCCGATGGACATGGGCTTCATGTACGGCCGCTCCTTCGCCGACCCGGACGGCCACCACTGGGAGGTCTTCTGGATGGACCCGAAGGCCGCCCAGGGCTGA
- the ppdK gene encoding pyruvate, phosphate dikinase, translating to MSEINDQKFVYDFTEGNRDLKDLLGGKGANLAEMTNLGLPVPPGFTITTEACKVYLESGSEPVALRDEVSAHLDALEQQMGKKLGQADDPLLVSVRSGAKFSMPGMMDTVLNIGLSDESVTGLARQADNERFAWDSYRRLIQMFGKTVLGVEGELFEEALDEAKAAKKVASDTDLDAADLKKVVKHFKKIVKAQTGRDFPQDAREQMDLAIEAVFNSWNTDRAKLYRRQERIPGDLGTAVNVCSMVFGNLGPDSGTGVAFTRDPASGHAGVYGDYLQNAQGEDVVAGIRNTVPLADLESIDKKSYDQLMHIMETLETHYKDLCDIEFTIERGQLWMLQTRVGKRTAGAAFRIATQLVDQGLIDEAEALQRVTGAQLAQLMFPKFDENAKVEQIGRGIAASPGAAVGKAVFDSYTAVKWSRSGEKVILIRRETNPDDLDGMIAAEGILTSRGGKTSHAAVVARGMGKTCVCGAEELEVDTKRRRMTTADGQVVEEGDVVSIDGSTGKVYLGEVPVVPSPVVEYFEGRMHAGADDADELVAAVHRVMAYADRVRRLRVRANADNAEDALRARRFGAQGIGLCRTEHMFLGERRQYVERLILADTDAEREESLKALLPLQKQDFIELFEAMDGLPVTVRLLDPPLHEFLPDITELSVRVALAESRKEPHENDLRLLQAVHRLHEQNPMLGLRGVRLGLVIPGLFTMQVRAIAEAAAQRVDAKGDPRVEIMIPLVGTVQELEIVREEAEQVIAEVQAQTGVELKLALGTMIELPRAAVTAGQIAEAAEFFSFGTNDLTQTVWGFSRDDVEASFFTAYLEKGIFGVSPFETIDKDGVGALVRSAVQAGRATRPDIKLGVCGEHGGDPESVHFFHEVGLDYVSCSPFRIPVARLEAGRAAAEAKGSDSR from the coding sequence GTGTCGGAAATTAATGATCAGAAGTTCGTCTACGACTTCACCGAGGGCAACAGGGACCTGAAGGACCTGCTCGGTGGCAAGGGCGCGAACCTCGCCGAGATGACCAACCTCGGCCTGCCGGTTCCCCCCGGCTTCACGATCACCACCGAGGCGTGCAAGGTCTACCTCGAGAGCGGTTCGGAGCCCGTCGCGCTGCGCGACGAGGTGAGTGCCCACCTCGACGCGCTCGAGCAGCAGATGGGCAAGAAGCTCGGCCAGGCCGACGACCCGCTGCTCGTCTCCGTCCGCTCCGGAGCCAAGTTCTCCATGCCGGGCATGATGGACACGGTCCTCAACATCGGCCTCTCCGACGAGTCCGTGACCGGCCTCGCCCGCCAGGCCGACAACGAGCGCTTCGCGTGGGACTCGTACCGCCGGCTCATCCAGATGTTCGGCAAGACCGTCCTCGGCGTCGAGGGCGAGCTCTTCGAGGAGGCCCTCGACGAGGCCAAGGCCGCGAAGAAGGTCGCCAGCGACACCGACCTGGACGCCGCCGACCTCAAGAAGGTCGTCAAGCACTTCAAGAAGATCGTGAAGGCCCAGACCGGCCGCGACTTCCCCCAGGACGCGCGTGAGCAGATGGACCTCGCCATCGAGGCCGTCTTCAACTCCTGGAACACCGACCGCGCGAAGCTGTACCGCCGCCAGGAGCGCATCCCGGGCGACCTCGGCACCGCCGTCAACGTCTGCTCGATGGTCTTCGGCAACCTCGGCCCGGACTCCGGCACCGGCGTCGCCTTCACCCGCGACCCCGCCTCCGGCCACGCCGGCGTCTACGGCGACTACCTGCAGAACGCGCAGGGCGAGGACGTCGTCGCCGGTATCCGCAACACCGTGCCGCTGGCCGACCTCGAGTCGATCGACAAGAAGTCGTACGACCAGCTCATGCACATCATGGAGACCCTGGAGACCCACTACAAGGATCTCTGCGACATCGAGTTCACCATCGAGCGCGGCCAGCTCTGGATGCTCCAGACCCGTGTCGGCAAGCGCACCGCGGGTGCCGCCTTCCGCATCGCCACGCAGCTCGTGGACCAGGGCCTGATCGACGAGGCCGAGGCGCTCCAGCGCGTCACCGGCGCCCAGCTCGCGCAGCTCATGTTCCCGAAGTTCGACGAGAACGCGAAGGTCGAGCAGATCGGGCGCGGCATCGCCGCCTCCCCGGGCGCCGCCGTCGGCAAGGCCGTCTTCGACTCGTACACCGCGGTCAAGTGGTCCCGCTCCGGCGAGAAGGTCATCCTGATCCGCCGCGAGACCAACCCGGACGACCTGGACGGCATGATCGCCGCCGAGGGCATCCTCACCTCCCGCGGCGGCAAGACCTCGCACGCCGCCGTCGTCGCCCGCGGCATGGGCAAGACCTGTGTCTGCGGCGCCGAGGAGCTCGAGGTCGACACCAAGCGCCGCCGGATGACCACGGCCGACGGCCAGGTCGTCGAGGAGGGCGACGTCGTCTCCATCGACGGCTCCACCGGCAAGGTGTACCTCGGTGAGGTACCCGTCGTGCCGTCCCCGGTCGTCGAGTACTTCGAGGGCCGCATGCACGCCGGCGCCGACGACGCCGACGAGCTCGTCGCCGCCGTGCACCGCGTCATGGCCTACGCGGACCGTGTCCGCCGGCTGCGCGTCCGCGCCAACGCCGACAACGCCGAGGACGCGCTGCGCGCCCGCCGCTTCGGCGCCCAGGGCATCGGCCTGTGCCGCACCGAGCACATGTTCCTCGGCGAGCGCCGCCAGTACGTCGAGCGCCTCATCCTCGCCGACACGGACGCCGAGCGCGAGGAGTCGCTGAAGGCGCTCCTGCCGCTGCAGAAGCAGGACTTCATCGAGCTCTTCGAGGCCATGGACGGGCTGCCCGTCACGGTCCGGCTGCTCGACCCGCCGCTGCACGAGTTCCTGCCCGACATCACCGAGCTGTCGGTGCGCGTCGCCCTCGCCGAGTCCCGCAAGGAGCCGCACGAGAACGACCTGCGCCTGCTCCAGGCCGTGCACCGGCTGCACGAGCAGAACCCGATGCTGGGTCTGCGCGGTGTGCGCCTCGGCCTGGTCATCCCCGGCCTGTTCACCATGCAGGTCCGGGCGATCGCCGAGGCCGCGGCCCAGCGCGTCGACGCCAAGGGCGACCCGCGCGTCGAGATCATGATCCCGCTCGTCGGCACCGTCCAGGAGCTGGAGATCGTCCGCGAGGAGGCCGAGCAGGTCATCGCCGAGGTCCAGGCGCAGACCGGCGTCGAGCTGAAGCTCGCGCTCGGCACCATGATCGAGCTGCCGCGCGCCGCCGTGACGGCCGGCCAGATCGCCGAGGCCGCGGAGTTCTTCTCCTTCGGCACGAACGACCTGACACAGACGGTCTGGGGCTTCTCCCGCGACGACGTGGAGGCCTCGTTCTTCACCGCGTACCTGGAGAAGGGGATCTTCGGCGTCAGCCCCTTCGAGACGATCGACAAGGACGGTGTCGGCGCGCTCGTGCGCAGCGCCGTCCAGGCCGGCCGGGCCACCCGCCCCGACATCAAGCTCGGTGTCTGCGGTGAGCACGGCGGCGACCCGGAGTCGGTGCACTTCTTCCACGAGGTCGGGCTCGACTACGTCTCCTGCTCGCCCTTCCGGATCCCGGTGGCGCGCCTGGAGGCCGGCCGCGCGGCGGCCGAGGCCAAGGGCAGCGACAGCCGCTGA
- the dusB gene encoding tRNA dihydrouridine synthase DusB, with protein MTAFSPLAIGPHIVQPPVVLAPMAGITNAPFRTLCREFSGGKGLFVSEMITTRALVERNEKTMQLIRFDETEKPRSIQLYGVDPVTVGKAVRMIVDEDLADHIDLNFGCPVPKVTRKGGGSALPYKRPLLRAILNEAVGNAGDLPVTMKMRKGIDDDHITYLDAGRIAVEEGVTAIALHGRTAAQHYGGTADWDAIARLKEHVPEIPVLGNGDIWSADDALRMMRETGCDGVVVGRGCLGRPWLFGDLVAGFEGTGEYAQPGLRVVADAMVRHARLLGEWIGDEARGVIDFRKHVAWYLKGFSVGSEMRKKLAVTSSLDELRAQLSELDLDQPWPVGADGPRGRTSGNNRVVLPDGWLKDPYDCSGVSEDAELDTSGG; from the coding sequence ATGACCGCGTTCTCCCCTCTCGCCATCGGGCCGCACATCGTGCAGCCGCCGGTGGTGCTCGCCCCGATGGCCGGCATCACCAACGCCCCCTTCCGTACCCTCTGCCGCGAGTTCAGCGGCGGCAAGGGGCTGTTCGTGAGCGAGATGATCACGACGCGCGCCCTGGTCGAGCGCAACGAGAAGACGATGCAGCTCATCCGGTTCGACGAGACCGAGAAGCCGCGCTCGATCCAGCTGTACGGGGTGGACCCCGTGACGGTCGGCAAGGCCGTGCGGATGATCGTCGACGAGGACCTCGCCGACCACATCGACCTGAACTTCGGCTGCCCGGTCCCCAAGGTGACGCGGAAGGGCGGCGGCTCGGCCCTGCCCTACAAGCGGCCGCTGCTGCGCGCGATCCTCAACGAGGCCGTGGGCAACGCGGGCGACCTGCCGGTCACGATGAAGATGCGCAAGGGCATCGACGACGACCACATCACCTACCTCGACGCGGGCCGGATCGCGGTCGAGGAGGGTGTCACGGCGATCGCCCTGCACGGGCGGACGGCGGCCCAGCACTACGGCGGTACGGCGGACTGGGACGCGATCGCGCGCCTCAAGGAGCACGTGCCCGAGATCCCGGTGCTGGGCAACGGCGACATCTGGTCGGCCGACGACGCCCTGCGGATGATGCGGGAGACGGGCTGCGACGGTGTCGTCGTCGGGCGCGGCTGCCTGGGCCGTCCGTGGCTCTTCGGCGACCTCGTGGCGGGCTTCGAGGGCACGGGGGAGTACGCCCAGCCGGGTCTGCGTGTGGTCGCGGACGCGATGGTGCGGCACGCGCGGCTGCTCGGCGAGTGGATCGGCGACGAGGCACGCGGTGTCATCGACTTCCGCAAGCATGTCGCCTGGTACTTGAAGGGCTTCTCGGTCGGCTCCGAGATGCGTAAGAAGCTGGCCGTCACCTCTTCGCTGGACGAGCTGCGCGCTCAGTTGAGCGAGCTCGACCTGGACCAGCCGTGGCCGGTGGGCGCGGACGGCCCTCGGGGTCGTACGTCCGGAAACAACCGAGTTGTCCTGCCGGACGGCTGGTTGAAGGACCCGTACGACTGCTCGGGTGTGAGCGAGGACGCCGAGTTGGACACGTCCGGCGGGTGA
- a CDS encoding group III truncated hemoglobin has protein sequence MSASTRDIGDRDDLDVVLRRFYTAAFVDPLIGPFFTEIAGTDLEVHLPRITDFWERALFRTADYGRDAFAPHAALHSARPLTAAHFGRWTQLWRAAVDGLHQGPRAERAKAQGERIAVAMLRRLAGPDAATDGGGGGGFVPLAAFELRSVA, from the coding sequence ATGAGCGCCAGCACCCGGGACATCGGCGACCGCGACGACCTCGACGTCGTCCTGCGCCGTTTCTACACGGCCGCCTTCGTGGACCCGCTCATCGGGCCCTTCTTCACCGAGATCGCCGGCACGGACCTGGAGGTCCACCTGCCGCGGATCACCGACTTCTGGGAGCGCGCCCTCTTCCGTACCGCCGACTACGGCCGGGACGCCTTCGCGCCGCACGCCGCCCTCCACTCCGCGCGCCCGCTCACCGCCGCCCACTTCGGGCGCTGGACGCAGCTCTGGCGGGCCGCCGTCGACGGCCTCCACCAGGGCCCGCGGGCCGAGCGGGCCAAGGCGCAGGGCGAGCGGATCGCCGTCGCGATGCTGCGGCGGCTGGCCGGGCCGGACGCCGCGACCGACGGCGGGGGCGGCGGGGGATTCGTCCCGTTGGCGGCGTTCGAGCTGCGCTCGGTGGCCTGA
- a CDS encoding ArsR/SmtB family transcription factor yields the protein MLRIHFTGNDLAGVRTAARPDVLWETILSFHRLRDRRGSVVYREWRTAARTRLGGETRLLAALVPSRGYFPDFLTPAEGVHGLDEGLQAIRATDSGRLRDELSLLAADRSGARTVPHSLRALADGGAEPFDRLVGALRSYHRAAIEPYWPHIRARVEADRARRGRALLDGGADELLASLPPMLRWRAPVLEADYPVDRDVHLDGRGLLLQPSYFCRGTPVVLRDPALPPVLVYPVTHGEAPTVREPGGSSLAKLVGQTRSTVLHAIGDGGTTSELARRAGVSLASASQHAGVLREAGLIATLRHGNAVLHTLTPLGAALLGGAQRTVELRCHTGSYARNGPVTS from the coding sequence ATGCTGCGGATTCATTTCACCGGAAACGACTTGGCGGGGGTGCGGACGGCAGCCCGGCCGGATGTTCTATGGGAAACCATTCTCAGCTTTCACCGCTTAAGGGACCGGCGCGGATCGGTCGTCTACCGGGAATGGCGTACGGCGGCCCGGACACGGCTCGGTGGTGAGACCCGGCTGCTGGCCGCGCTCGTTCCCAGCCGCGGCTATTTTCCCGACTTCCTGACGCCCGCCGAAGGCGTCCACGGCCTCGACGAGGGCCTCCAGGCGATCCGTGCGACCGACTCCGGCCGGCTCCGCGACGAGCTCTCCCTGCTCGCCGCCGACCGCTCCGGCGCCCGGACCGTGCCCCACTCGCTGCGCGCCCTCGCCGACGGCGGCGCGGAGCCCTTCGACCGGCTCGTGGGGGCTCTGCGCAGCTATCACCGGGCCGCGATCGAGCCGTACTGGCCGCACATCCGGGCCCGCGTCGAGGCCGACCGGGCGCGCCGCGGCCGGGCCCTGCTCGACGGCGGCGCCGACGAACTCCTCGCCTCGCTGCCGCCGATGCTGCGCTGGCGCGCGCCCGTCCTGGAGGCCGACTACCCGGTCGACCGGGACGTCCACCTCGACGGGCGGGGGCTGCTGCTCCAGCCGTCGTACTTCTGCCGGGGGACACCGGTGGTGCTGCGCGACCCCGCGCTGCCGCCGGTCCTCGTCTACCCCGTCACCCACGGCGAGGCGCCGACCGTCCGCGAGCCGGGCGGCTCCTCGCTGGCCAAGCTGGTCGGCCAGACCCGCTCGACGGTCCTGCACGCCATCGGGGACGGCGGCACGACCAGCGAGCTCGCGCGCCGCGCCGGGGTCTCGCTCGCCTCCGCCAGCCAGCACGCGGGCGTGCTCCGGGAGGCCGGGCTCATCGCGACCCTGCGCCACGGGAACGCGGTCCTGCACACACTGACGCCGTTGGGCGCCGCCCTGCTCGGCGGCGCCCAACGGACGGTGGAGCTGCGCTGTCACACGGGGAGCTACGCGCGGAACGGGCCGGTCACCTCGTAG
- a CDS encoding SDR family NAD(P)-dependent oxidoreductase, with protein MSERFTGRTVLVTGAGSGLGRVIALAFAAEGAQVVVAGRTAGPLDETVALIEAAGGTAAAVPADVSGAESTRELVRRTVELFGGLDVAVNNAGVFRGGHSAADFPLEDWHTLLDINVTGVLHALQAEVAHMRAHGGGAIVNISSNLGPHVRIPGVFGYQVSKAAVSALTRAAALDHIADGVRINAVSPGASESSMSLLPGETEAEREVRMKEQSPLGRISSAAEIAAAVLYLASDAAGSAVGTDLVIDGGVSA; from the coding sequence ATGTCCGAACGCTTCACCGGCCGCACCGTCCTCGTCACCGGCGCCGGCTCCGGTCTCGGCCGGGTCATCGCGCTCGCCTTCGCCGCCGAGGGCGCGCAGGTCGTCGTCGCCGGCCGGACCGCCGGGCCGCTCGACGAGACGGTCGCCCTGATCGAGGCCGCCGGAGGCACCGCGGCCGCGGTGCCGGCCGACGTGTCCGGCGCCGAGTCCACGCGGGAGCTGGTCCGGCGCACGGTCGAGCTCTTCGGGGGTCTCGACGTCGCCGTCAACAACGCCGGGGTCTTCCGGGGCGGCCACAGCGCGGCCGACTTCCCCCTGGAGGACTGGCACACGCTGCTCGACATCAACGTGACGGGGGTGCTGCACGCCCTCCAGGCCGAGGTGGCGCACATGCGGGCGCACGGCGGCGGGGCGATCGTGAACATCTCGTCCAACCTGGGCCCGCACGTCCGGATCCCCGGGGTCTTCGGCTACCAGGTCTCGAAGGCGGCCGTCTCGGCCCTCACCCGGGCCGCGGCCCTGGACCACATCGCCGACGGGGTCCGGATCAACGCGGTCAGCCCGGGCGCCTCGGAGTCCTCGATGTCGCTGCTGCCCGGCGAGACCGAGGCCGAGCGGGAGGTCCGGATGAAGGAGCAGTCCCCGCTGGGCCGGATCTCGTCGGCCGCCGAGATCGCGGCGGCGGTCCTGTACCTCGCCTCGGACGCTGCGGGCTCCGCCGTCGGCACCGACCTGGTGATCGACGGCGGGGTCTCCGCCTGA
- a CDS encoding MFS transporter: MHATRTAGTAGAPAGEPEGATGRSPRTRGGFLLLGGVQMTLIFTLAALAVPLPRIGAEFRLDRADLILLSAAYGLTFAGLLLLGGRLADRFGGRRILTAGLLVFGAASAVAPLAPGYEALLAARFGQGVGAALVAPAAMAVLRALFPAPATYGRAMATWGGLSVLGATAGNLLSGVIAAASSWRGTFAVPVAVALAALLLAPRLLPATPPGTGRALDLPGALLATAGITLASFGLVLTDAHPWGSAPVLVPLLTGLALLAAFAAVERRTADPLLPPDFLRDGRRLLGLAAIGLTAAGTATVFVLLSLALQEGRGWSALLTSAAFVPFAVALLGSGRLASPLIGRYGPGRVTGAGLATAAAGLGLLAATGFDSSVPYAYGLLPGLLLLPAGGALSFAGAAVLATDGVPAHRAGLAGGVLNTAMELGPTVLFAALLTLGGDAVSLAAAAVLFTTLALTTIRTK, encoded by the coding sequence ATGCACGCGACGAGGACAGCCGGTACGGCGGGGGCACCGGCCGGGGAGCCGGAGGGTGCGACCGGCCGAAGTCCCCGCACCCGCGGCGGGTTCCTCCTGCTCGGCGGCGTACAGATGACGCTCATCTTCACGCTCGCCGCCCTCGCCGTCCCCCTCCCCCGCATCGGCGCCGAGTTCCGGCTCGACCGCGCCGACCTGATCCTGCTGAGCGCCGCCTACGGCCTGACCTTCGCCGGGCTGCTCCTGCTCGGCGGCCGGCTCGCCGACCGCTTCGGCGGACGCCGGATCCTCACCGCCGGCCTCCTGGTCTTCGGTGCGGCCTCCGCCGTGGCACCCCTCGCCCCCGGGTACGAGGCACTGCTCGCCGCCCGCTTCGGGCAGGGCGTCGGCGCGGCGCTCGTCGCCCCGGCCGCGATGGCCGTGCTCCGGGCACTGTTCCCGGCACCGGCCACGTACGGCAGGGCGATGGCCACCTGGGGCGGGCTCTCCGTGCTCGGCGCGACCGCCGGGAACCTGCTCTCGGGCGTGATCGCGGCCGCCTCCTCCTGGCGCGGCACCTTCGCCGTACCGGTCGCCGTGGCCCTCGCCGCACTGCTCCTCGCGCCCCGGCTGCTGCCCGCGACCCCGCCCGGTACGGGACGGGCCCTGGACCTGCCCGGCGCGCTGCTCGCGACCGCCGGCATCACGCTCGCCAGCTTCGGGCTCGTCCTCACCGACGCCCACCCCTGGGGCTCCGCCCCGGTGCTCGTCCCGCTGCTCACCGGCCTCGCCCTCCTCGCCGCCTTCGCGGCCGTGGAGCGGCGGACGGCCGACCCGCTCCTGCCGCCGGACTTCCTGCGCGACGGCCGACGTCTCCTGGGGCTCGCGGCGATCGGTCTGACGGCCGCGGGGACGGCGACGGTCTTCGTCCTGCTGTCCCTCGCCCTCCAGGAAGGACGCGGCTGGTCGGCGCTCCTCACCTCCGCCGCCTTCGTGCCCTTCGCGGTCGCCCTGCTCGGCTCGGGCCGCCTCGCGAGCCCACTGATCGGGCGGTACGGCCCCGGCCGGGTGACCGGCGCCGGGCTCGCCACGGCCGCCGCCGGGCTCGGGCTGCTCGCCGCGACCGGCTTCGACAGCTCCGTCCCGTACGCGTACGGGCTGCTGCCCGGCCTCCTGCTGCTGCCGGCCGGTGGCGCCCTGTCCTTCGCGGGCGCCGCCGTCCTCGCCACCGACGGCGTCCCGGCGCACCGCGCGGGGCTCGCGGGCGGCGTCCTGAACACGGCGATGGAGCTCGGGCCGACCGTGCTCTTCGCCGCACTGCTCACCCTCGGCGGCGACGCGGTGTCGCTGGCGGCCGCCGCCGTCCTCTTCACCACCCTCGCGCTCACCACGATCCGCACCAAGTGA